In Bacillus sp. NP247, one DNA window encodes the following:
- a CDS encoding HAMP domain-containing sensor histidine kinase, translated as MRKGIVLKLFTLTTALCMLILATIFIGQTIFFKQYYANRKVEDIKVNLNSFAKNYLNYAGSAEGIQKLEQDFFRENNTWITTLDQNGNLKHVDDFYFEITIDRRQQKSFGQQVFKMPLYNLINIEEIDNKAVDQFLGQEIYFSGVKKEDSFIPFSFSLVKQNLSGSNKPLEKAFQEKKKLDEEKKRAAQEQLVKEKKPAVQEEGAQELGAYIAGRVTKVQFPDVKGPVNPIYKNSLFLDNIKEFQTDLLLKESNHIQYSTQIMDHEKNDIKYKLLIKPIKEKDGSVAYIYAMASLQPVDEAVQMVQDYYIYIIAFVVVLIFLASFYYSKQIAKPLLKINDTTKKIAHLDFTEKIPITSKDEIGDLSQNINTLSNKLHSHIGQLEQDIEKERKLEKTRKEFISGVSHELKTPLSIMKSCISILKDGVAEHKKDYYFQAMEREVDKMDTLILDMLELAKFESGTYKMKKDSFYIDTAIEDICEYLSVEIEKKELRVHKNIRSFEVIANQSRIEQVIVNFITNAIRYTPNKEDIIISTVDEKDRIKVCIENKGTHIEEEQLDKIWDRFYRVDAARHRSQGGTGLGLAISKNILELHDVEYGVKNTEDGVLFYFYLPKKA; from the coding sequence ATGAGAAAAGGGATTGTACTAAAATTATTTACTCTCACAACAGCATTATGTATGTTAATTTTAGCGACGATTTTTATTGGACAAACGATATTTTTCAAGCAATATTATGCAAATAGAAAAGTGGAAGATATTAAAGTGAATTTAAATTCCTTTGCAAAGAACTATTTAAATTATGCAGGAAGTGCAGAAGGAATTCAGAAACTGGAGCAAGACTTTTTTAGAGAAAATAATACGTGGATTACGACATTAGATCAGAATGGAAATTTAAAACATGTGGATGATTTTTATTTTGAGATAACGATAGACCGTAGGCAACAGAAGAGCTTTGGACAACAAGTATTCAAGATGCCCTTATACAACCTCATCAATATAGAGGAGATTGATAATAAAGCAGTAGATCAGTTTTTAGGACAAGAAATTTATTTTTCTGGAGTAAAAAAAGAAGATAGTTTTATTCCATTCTCTTTCTCGTTAGTTAAGCAGAATTTAAGTGGATCTAATAAACCGTTAGAAAAAGCGTTTCAGGAGAAAAAGAAATTAGATGAGGAGAAAAAGAGAGCAGCTCAAGAGCAACTTGTTAAGGAAAAGAAACCAGCTGTTCAGGAAGAAGGTGCTCAGGAATTAGGTGCTTACATAGCAGGACGTGTTACGAAAGTACAGTTCCCCGATGTAAAAGGTCCTGTGAATCCAATTTATAAAAATAGTTTATTCTTAGATAACATAAAGGAATTTCAAACTGATTTATTATTAAAAGAGAGTAATCATATACAGTATTCAACACAAATAATGGACCATGAAAAAAATGATATAAAATATAAATTATTAATTAAACCAATAAAAGAAAAAGACGGATCAGTAGCATATATATATGCGATGGCTTCTTTACAACCAGTAGATGAGGCTGTACAAATGGTACAAGATTATTACATATACATCATTGCATTTGTAGTCGTTCTTATTTTTCTAGCTTCGTTCTATTATTCAAAACAAATTGCAAAACCGTTACTAAAAATAAATGATACAACGAAAAAAATAGCTCATTTAGACTTTACAGAAAAAATCCCGATTACTTCAAAAGATGAAATTGGTGATTTATCGCAAAATATTAATACACTATCTAATAAACTACATTCACATATTGGACAGCTAGAACAAGATATTGAAAAGGAAAGAAAGTTAGAAAAGACGCGGAAAGAATTCATTTCTGGTGTTTCACATGAATTAAAAACACCGTTAAGTATTATGAAAAGCTGTATTTCTATTTTAAAAGATGGGGTAGCTGAACATAAAAAAGACTACTATTTTCAAGCAATGGAACGAGAAGTAGACAAAATGGATACGTTAATTTTGGATATGCTTGAATTAGCTAAATTTGAATCTGGTACATATAAAATGAAAAAAGATTCATTTTATATTGATACAGCAATTGAAGATATATGCGAATACCTTTCTGTGGAGATAGAGAAAAAAGAACTTCGTGTTCATAAAAATATACGTTCATTTGAAGTGATTGCAAACCAAAGTCGGATTGAACAAGTTATCGTGAACTTCATTACGAATGCCATACGTTATACACCAAATAAAGAGGATATCATTATTTCTACAGTAGATGAGAAGGATCGTATAAAAGTGTGTATTGAAAATAAAGGTACTCACATTGAAGAAGAGCAATTAGATAAAATTTGGGATCGTTTTTATCGCGTGGATGCAGCGCGTCATCGTTCACAAGGTGGAACGGGGCTTGGGCTTGCCATTTCAAAGAATATTTTAGAACTACACGATGTTGAATATGGAGTAAAGAATACAGAAGATGGGGTGTTATTTTACTTCTACTTGCCGAAAAAAGCGTAG
- a CDS encoding response regulator transcription factor, whose translation MSKNILIVEDEDILREILKDYFLSEQYIVFEARDGKEALVVFEEEEVDLVILDIMLPELDGWSVCRRIRKTSEVPIIMLTARVDEDDTLLGFELGADDYVTKPYSPPILLARAKRLLESRKASKKPLENEDDTLSIHGIHVHFPSRTVTVDEADISLTHTEFEILVYFMKNQGIVLTREQLISRIWGYEFAGDDRTVNSHIRNLRNKLGEKAKYITTVVRTGYKFEGNV comes from the coding sequence ATGTCAAAAAACATTTTAATTGTTGAAGATGAAGATATTTTGCGTGAAATATTAAAAGATTATTTTTTGAGTGAACAATATATAGTGTTTGAAGCAAGAGATGGGAAAGAAGCCTTAGTTGTATTTGAAGAAGAAGAGGTTGATTTAGTTATTCTAGATATTATGTTGCCAGAACTCGATGGATGGTCTGTTTGCCGAAGAATCCGTAAGACGTCCGAGGTTCCTATTATTATGTTGACGGCGCGTGTAGATGAAGATGATACGTTACTTGGCTTTGAACTTGGGGCAGATGACTATGTGACGAAGCCGTATAGTCCGCCAATTTTATTAGCAAGGGCGAAACGATTATTAGAAAGTAGAAAAGCATCGAAGAAACCTTTAGAGAATGAAGATGATACGTTATCAATTCATGGCATTCATGTCCATTTTCCGTCACGTACTGTTACTGTTGATGAGGCAGACATTAGTTTAACACATACAGAATTTGAAATATTAGTGTATTTCATGAAAAACCAAGGAATTGTACTAACAAGGGAACAGTTAATTTCAAGAATTTGGGGATACGAATTTGCTGGTGATGATCGAACGGTTAATAGCCATATTCGTAATTTGCGAAATAAATTAGGAGAGAAAGCAAAGTACATTACAACTGTAGTGCGAACTGGATATAAGTTTGAGGGGAATGTATGA
- a CDS encoding class D sortase produces the protein MKLLNYIGIILMVIGLFMGSYYAVEWYKGKSSAQELTKEEIKSLKNIQDTQLSHETPVTSQVPSSQTEHKEGEKVAMLNIPKIKKKFSIYWGANDATLKKGVGMFVSDLTTTPSGGGHTVLSGHRDTVFTDLGELKEKDTLILEYDNKTYTYEIQKTWITHADDRTVIIKKEEPILTLTTCYPFDYIGDAPDRYIIEAKLTASYSK, from the coding sequence ATGAAGTTACTCAATTATATCGGTATCATATTGATGGTCATAGGGCTATTCATGGGATCCTATTACGCTGTGGAATGGTATAAAGGAAAAAGCTCTGCTCAAGAATTAACGAAAGAAGAAATAAAGAGCCTTAAAAATATACAAGATACTCAACTTTCTCATGAAACACCTGTAACTTCTCAAGTGCCTTCTTCTCAAACAGAACATAAAGAAGGAGAAAAGGTAGCAATGTTAAATATACCGAAAATAAAGAAGAAGTTTTCTATATATTGGGGAGCAAATGATGCAACGCTGAAAAAAGGAGTTGGTATGTTCGTTAGCGATTTAACGACAACGCCATCTGGAGGGGGGCATACTGTACTGAGTGGACATCGAGATACTGTATTTACAGATTTAGGAGAGTTAAAAGAAAAGGATACTCTTATTTTAGAGTATGATAATAAAACTTACACATATGAAATTCAAAAGACATGGATTACCCATGCGGATGATCGTACTGTTATTATAAAAAAAGAAGAACCAATATTAACACTGACAACTTGCTATCCATTTGATTATATAGGCGATGCACCAGATAGATATATTATTGAGGCGAAGTTAACTGCTAGTTATTCAAAGTGA
- a CDS encoding LPXTG cell wall anchor domain-containing protein, which produces MKKKLLPICAMALLTVGYSSVASADTGTVTKEEAAQVQQDKAKKEEAIKIQQKNDAEKKQAAQVQEKGDMAKKEEAIKAGQTNDTAKKEVTPQVQEKEALAKKEAAIKAGQKNDAAKKEVAKPVVQGEKLPNTASNNVAMMALSACLVGIGTLFGLNRRNKVKA; this is translated from the coding sequence ATGAAAAAGAAGCTATTACCAATCTGTGCAATGGCACTTTTAACAGTAGGATACTCTTCAGTAGCAAGTGCGGATACTGGAACAGTAACAAAGGAAGAAGCAGCGCAAGTGCAACAAGATAAAGCTAAAAAAGAAGAAGCAATTAAGATACAGCAAAAAAATGATGCAGAGAAAAAGCAAGCAGCACAAGTACAAGAAAAAGGTGATATGGCTAAAAAAGAGGAAGCAATAAAAGCTGGGCAAACGAATGATACAGCGAAAAAAGAAGTAACACCACAAGTACAAGAAAAGGAAGCTCTTGCAAAAAAAGAAGCAGCAATTAAGGCCGGGCAAAAGAATGATGCGGCAAAAAAAGAAGTAGCGAAGCCAGTTGTACAAGGTGAAAAATTACCAAATACAGCATCAAATAATGTAGCAATGATGGCGCTAAGTGCATGTCTTGTAGGGATAGGGACATTATTTGGTTTGAATCGTCGTAATAAAGTTAAGGCATAA